One part of the Acetoanaerobium sticklandii genome encodes these proteins:
- a CDS encoding V-type ATP synthase subunit D, with amino-acid sequence MSQEFTPTKANLLKSKDALDFSKKGFSLLDKKRTVLIREVMGLVEKANEIQKLVEEKFEEGYRALQVVNMTIGINNVQEIALSIPKDETFEILYRSIMGLEVPTVEYEKKEDHPTYSFYRTNPAMDIAAKKFLEIKYLIYELAEIENAVYKIAMEIKKTGKRANALDKIQIPRYEEAVKYIQDVLEEKEREDFFRLKKVKDRF; translated from the coding sequence ATGTCACAAGAATTTACTCCTACAAAAGCTAATTTATTGAAGTCTAAGGACGCCCTTGATTTTTCTAAAAAAGGTTTTTCTTTGCTGGATAAAAAAAGAACCGTACTTATTAGAGAAGTAATGGGGCTAGTTGAAAAAGCAAATGAAATTCAAAAATTAGTTGAGGAAAAGTTTGAAGAAGGTTATAGAGCTCTTCAGGTCGTAAATATGACTATAGGAATCAATAATGTGCAAGAGATTGCTCTTTCTATACCAAAGGATGAGACCTTTGAAATTTTGTACCGCAGTATCATGGGATTAGAAGTCCCTACTGTAGAGTATGAAAAAAAAGAAGATCATCCGACCTACAGCTTTTATCGTACGAACCCTGCTATGGATATAGCGGCAAAAAAATTTCTAGAAATAAAATATTTAATTTATGAATTAGCAGAGATAGAAAATGCCGTTTATAAGATAGCGATGGAGATTAAAAAAACCGGCAAAAGGGCTAATGCACTGGATAAGATACAGATTCCACGATATGAAGAAGCAGTCAAATATATCCAAGATGTACTAGAGGAAAAAGAGCGTGAAGATTTTTTTAGATTAAAAAAAGTTAAAGATAGGTTTTAA